One Azoarcus sp. DN11 DNA segment encodes these proteins:
- a CDS encoding ATP-binding protein — protein MAQHATGLAARIRQSAFLLTMSVLVLTGVGVLSLQAYNIGRSIRQAQTTTLQVLAGNFNARLANLTEAAEDLSRSPLIWTALTDTTGREAYLRPFLRQYNSGKISRLALLDYRGRFIAGSANLVDEAKTVADELASRVLAATGADRHPIAVDQGNAMLVAYPVVFPYTDDVIGVLLSRVDLSVLLTEASGTLGEHFNVLLERGDAPVIAIRDGSARGPHAPSVTQVVQPPRHPDLYHITFELSRSDNPWFSPLRDTLLLLIALALPAMWLVWRFSNRLANRLTVRLDRLANRLTVRLDRLAGAVEAPLAQGVHAIPADDSPDEIGILSRALREALDAHRQFHDKLEREVALRTQELQASRDALEHANARLEQALHAAEAANRAKSRFLATMSHEIRTPMNAIIGMSRLALDTPLDAQQQDYLDKIGGAADGLLHVINDVLDFSKIEAGSMEIGAAPFNLRELVAKVVGQLDFGAREKGLALRVSLDEQGAMDYVGDALRIGQILLNLANNAIKFTHHGEVSLELQRLGSDADGDLLQFVVRDTGIGMTAAQVARLFQPFSQADDAITRQFGGTGLGLAISKQLAELMHGAIAVDSEPGVGSRFRFALRLRPAAAAQGSAAPARQAGAASFSLAGHHVLLAEDNPLNQQVAGEFLRRLGLTVDIANNGEEAVARARDGAYDLVLMDLHMPVMDGLEATRQIRRHFDHDALPILAITADAFSEARERCLAAGMNDHVIKPIDFRTLPDVLARWLAVADAAAGHAQPRAGADTPAPDQPPAPAAPGHTSAMPPEPGLDEALARIGGDAGLYRQLAAMFLDHHRDSGARLHRLLAEGDLDPLRLEAHTLKGVAGNLGLNALQAQALQTEAAIRAGDSGQVPDQVRALADTLDATQRQMAERLAADERWPAQA, from the coding sequence GTGGCCCAGCACGCGACCGGCCTCGCCGCCCGCATCCGGCAGAGCGCCTTCCTGCTGACCATGTCGGTGCTGGTGCTGACCGGCGTCGGCGTGCTGTCGCTGCAGGCCTACAACATCGGCCGTTCGATCCGGCAAGCGCAGACGACCACGCTGCAGGTCCTGGCCGGCAACTTCAACGCCCGCCTCGCCAACCTCACCGAGGCCGCCGAAGACCTCAGCCGCAGCCCCCTGATCTGGACCGCGCTGACCGACACGACGGGGCGCGAAGCCTACCTGCGGCCTTTCCTGCGCCAGTACAACAGCGGCAAGATCTCCCGGCTCGCCCTGCTCGACTACCGCGGACGCTTCATCGCCGGGTCGGCAAACCTCGTCGACGAAGCGAAGACCGTCGCCGACGAACTCGCGTCGCGGGTGCTCGCGGCGACCGGCGCGGATCGTCACCCGATCGCCGTCGACCAGGGCAATGCGATGCTGGTCGCCTACCCGGTCGTCTTCCCCTACACCGACGACGTGATCGGCGTGCTGTTGAGCCGCGTCGACCTGTCGGTGCTGCTCACCGAGGCCAGCGGCACGCTCGGCGAGCACTTCAACGTCCTGCTCGAACGCGGGGACGCGCCGGTGATCGCGATACGCGATGGCAGCGCGCGCGGCCCGCACGCCCCGTCGGTGACGCAGGTCGTGCAGCCCCCGCGCCATCCCGACCTCTATCACATCACGTTCGAGCTCTCCCGCAGCGACAACCCGTGGTTCAGCCCCCTGCGCGACACCCTGCTGCTGCTGATCGCGCTGGCACTGCCCGCGATGTGGCTGGTGTGGCGCTTCTCGAACCGGCTCGCGAACCGGCTCACGGTGCGCCTCGACCGGCTCGCGAACCGGCTCACGGTGCGCCTCGACCGGCTCGCCGGCGCCGTCGAGGCGCCGCTCGCCCAGGGCGTCCACGCCATCCCGGCCGACGACAGCCCGGACGAGATCGGCATCCTGTCGCGCGCATTGCGCGAGGCGCTCGACGCCCACCGCCAGTTCCACGACAAGCTCGAACGCGAAGTCGCGCTGCGCACGCAGGAACTGCAGGCGAGCCGCGACGCGCTCGAACACGCCAACGCGCGCCTCGAGCAGGCGCTGCATGCGGCCGAAGCCGCGAACCGTGCGAAGAGCCGCTTCCTCGCGACGATGAGCCACGAGATCCGCACGCCGATGAACGCCATCATCGGCATGTCCCGGCTCGCGCTCGATACCCCGCTCGACGCGCAACAGCAGGACTACCTCGACAAGATCGGCGGCGCCGCCGACGGCCTGCTGCACGTCATCAACGACGTGCTCGACTTCTCCAAGATCGAGGCCGGCAGCATGGAGATCGGCGCCGCGCCGTTCAACCTGCGCGAACTCGTCGCGAAAGTGGTCGGCCAGCTCGATTTCGGCGCGCGCGAAAAGGGGCTGGCGCTGCGCGTCAGCCTCGACGAGCAGGGCGCGATGGATTACGTCGGCGACGCGCTGCGCATCGGCCAGATCCTCCTGAACCTCGCGAACAACGCGATCAAGTTCACCCACCACGGCGAAGTGAGCCTGGAGCTGCAGCGCCTGGGCAGCGATGCCGACGGCGACCTGCTGCAGTTCGTCGTGCGCGACACCGGCATCGGCATGACCGCCGCCCAGGTCGCGCGCCTGTTCCAGCCCTTCTCGCAAGCCGACGATGCGATCACGCGCCAGTTCGGCGGCACCGGCCTGGGGCTGGCGATCTCGAAGCAGCTGGCCGAACTGATGCACGGCGCGATCGCGGTCGACAGCGAGCCCGGCGTCGGCAGCCGCTTCCGCTTCGCGCTGCGCCTGCGCCCGGCCGCCGCGGCGCAGGGGTCGGCGGCACCCGCCCGACAGGCCGGCGCCGCTTCGTTCAGCCTGGCCGGCCACCACGTCCTGCTCGCCGAGGACAATCCGCTCAACCAGCAGGTCGCCGGCGAGTTCCTGCGCCGCCTGGGCCTGACGGTCGACATCGCCAACAATGGCGAGGAAGCCGTCGCGCGCGCCCGCGACGGCGCCTACGACCTCGTGCTGATGGACCTGCACATGCCGGTGATGGACGGCCTCGAAGCGACCCGGCAGATCCGCCGCCACTTCGACCACGACGCGCTGCCGATCCTGGCGATCACCGCCGACGCCTTCAGCGAGGCCCGCGAACGCTGCCTGGCGGCGGGCATGAACGACCACGTCATCAAGCCGATCGACTTCCGCACCCTGCCGGACGTGCTGGCGCGCTGGCTCGCCGTGGCCGATGCCGCCGCAGGGCACGCGCAGCCGCGAGCGGGCGCGGACACGCCGGCCCCGGACCAGCCCCCTGCCCCCGCTGCGCCGGGCCACACCTCCGCGATGCCGCCGGAACCCGGACTCGACGAGGCCCTGGCGCGCATCGGCGGCGACGCCGGGCTGTACCGCCAGCTGGCTGCGATGTTCCTCGATCATCACCGCGACAGCGGGGCGCGCCTCCACCGGCTCCTGGCCGAAGGCGACCTCGACCCGTTGCGCCTCGAGGCGCATACGCTGAAAGGGGTGGCGGGAAATCTCGGGCTGAATGCCCTGCAGGCCCAGGCGCTGCAGACGGAAGCGGCGATCCGCGCCGGCGATTCGGGCCAGGTGCCCGACCAGGTGCGCGCGCTCGCCGACACCCTTGATGCGACGCAGCGGCAGATGGCCGAGCGCCTCGCCGCCGACGAACGCTGGCCCGCTCAGGCCTGA
- a CDS encoding ABC transporter substrate-binding protein: MSLKPLHALFGALALAVSLSSAAAEQPPILVGLDAEFGHKTSTSAQAIQQGIELAIDEINAAGGLLGGRKLALVTRDNRSIPAIGVDNLRELAAMPNLVGVFGGKFSPVILEWLPVAQEQGVLILDPWGSADPITEHKYRPSYTFRLSLKDSWAAPVMLNFARHQRGASRVGILLPNTGWGRSNRAALTAASGAAGVGIVGERWYNWGDQSLLEQYRDLRAAGAQAIILVANETEGSLLVRELAALPAGERMPIISHWGVTGGAFAELAGPALDQVDFAVVQTFSFIGRDTPAAKRVLAALKARYGIAGAERVRAPVGVAHAYDLTHLLARAIARAGSADRAKVRDALEHLPAYKGLVRNYERPFTPDRHDALSPEQVFMARYTAQDVLVPLAASSARTERR; this comes from the coding sequence ATGTCGCTCAAGCCCCTGCACGCCCTGTTCGGCGCGCTCGCCCTCGCCGTGAGCCTGTCGTCCGCGGCCGCCGAGCAGCCGCCCATCCTGGTCGGCCTCGATGCCGAATTCGGACACAAGACCAGCACCTCCGCCCAGGCCATCCAGCAGGGCATCGAGCTCGCGATCGACGAGATCAATGCCGCCGGCGGGCTGCTCGGCGGGCGCAAGCTCGCCCTCGTCACGCGCGACAACCGCTCGATCCCCGCCATCGGCGTCGACAACCTGCGCGAACTGGCGGCGATGCCCAACCTCGTCGGCGTGTTCGGCGGCAAGTTCAGCCCGGTGATCCTGGAATGGCTGCCGGTGGCGCAGGAGCAGGGCGTGCTGATCCTCGACCCGTGGGGCTCCGCGGACCCGATCACCGAGCACAAGTACCGCCCGAGCTACACCTTCCGGCTGTCGCTGAAGGACTCCTGGGCTGCGCCGGTGATGCTGAACTTCGCGCGCCACCAGCGTGGCGCCAGCCGCGTCGGCATCCTGCTGCCCAACACCGGCTGGGGCCGCAGCAACCGCGCCGCCCTCACCGCCGCCTCGGGCGCAGCCGGCGTGGGCATCGTCGGCGAGCGCTGGTACAACTGGGGCGACCAGTCCCTGCTCGAGCAATACCGCGACCTGCGCGCCGCCGGCGCCCAGGCGATCATCCTCGTCGCGAACGAGACCGAAGGCTCGCTGCTGGTGCGCGAGCTCGCGGCCCTGCCGGCGGGTGAGCGCATGCCGATCATCAGCCACTGGGGGGTGACCGGCGGCGCCTTCGCGGAACTGGCCGGCCCGGCGCTCGACCAGGTCGACTTCGCCGTCGTCCAGACCTTCAGCTTCATCGGGCGCGACACCCCTGCCGCGAAGCGCGTGCTCGCGGCGCTGAAGGCACGCTACGGCATCGCCGGCGCCGAGCGGGTGCGTGCGCCGGTGGGCGTCGCCCACGCCTACGACCTGACCCATCTCCTCGCGCGGGCGATCGCGCGGGCCGGTTCGGCCGACCGCGCCAAGGTGCGCGACGCGCTCGAACATCTGCCCGCCTACAAGGGCCTGGTGCGCAACTACGAACGGCCGTTCACGCCCGATCGCCACGACGCGCTGTCGCCCGAGCAGGTGTTCATGGCGCGCTACACCGCGCAGGACGTGCTCGTGCCGCTGGCGGCTTCGTCCGCGCGCACGGAAAGGCGCTGA
- a CDS encoding response regulator: protein MNAHHHVLIIEDDPFYRTLYASKLKELGGDIRIRSSENGYAALVALSERTPDLIILDLRMPKFDGVALLDIVKSKPEYEALPVLVISSAPGDFARIRSAYRNVFIFAKPVRADLFERAVRWGLRLGESAGTPDTAPGRPTHSRIDFEHIKLYIGPDRTIQRAVAEEFYKLAADRISTLDRLARNGDLRGVLDFCHAMEGGAEAIGAHEVLGTVESLRSAARAGDREAVRGHAQDFAEALRRFCVDLAHEFALEAH from the coding sequence ATGAATGCCCACCACCATGTACTGATCATCGAGGACGACCCGTTCTACCGCACGCTGTATGCGAGCAAGCTGAAGGAGCTGGGCGGCGACATCCGCATCCGCTCCTCGGAAAACGGCTACGCCGCGCTGGTGGCATTGTCCGAACGCACGCCGGACCTGATCATCCTCGACCTGCGCATGCCCAAGTTCGACGGCGTCGCGCTGCTCGACATCGTCAAGTCCAAGCCGGAATACGAGGCCCTGCCGGTCCTCGTGATCAGCTCGGCCCCGGGCGACTTCGCCCGCATCCGCAGCGCGTACCGGAACGTCTTCATCTTCGCGAAGCCGGTGCGCGCGGATCTCTTCGAGCGCGCCGTGCGCTGGGGACTGCGCCTGGGCGAGTCGGCCGGGACGCCCGACACCGCGCCCGGGCGGCCGACGCACTCGCGCATCGACTTCGAACACATCAAGCTCTACATCGGCCCCGACCGGACCATCCAGCGAGCCGTTGCCGAAGAGTTCTACAAACTGGCGGCGGACCGCATCTCGACGCTCGACCGGCTCGCACGCAATGGCGACCTCCGTGGGGTGCTCGATTTCTGCCACGCCATGGAGGGCGGCGCCGAAGCGATCGGCGCCCACGAGGTCCTCGGAACCGTCGAATCCCTGCGGTCGGCCGCGCGCGCGGGCGACCGCGAAGCCGTGCGCGGCCATGCGCAGGATTTCGCCGAAGCGCTGCGGCGCTTCTGCGTCGACCTTGCGCACGAGTTCGCGCTGGAAGCCCACTAA
- a CDS encoding response regulator, whose protein sequence is MTGDGAESGLAPKDGAGAGVRRILVVDDDPLMCKLMGAMLCEYPAQVRVAGDVAEARAAIGAFRPQLVFLDVALAGPCDGLDLCRELKAAAGAASPLVIMISGHNALADIDAALRASADGYLLKPFSAVQVEGVLDAAEAWLLGSPRPFRHYWPFDRRCPPPAAPVTG, encoded by the coding sequence GTGACCGGGGACGGAGCGGAATCAGGACTGGCGCCGAAGGACGGCGCAGGGGCGGGCGTGCGCCGGATCCTCGTCGTGGACGACGATCCGCTGATGTGCAAGCTCATGGGGGCGATGCTGTGCGAGTATCCGGCGCAAGTCCGCGTCGCCGGCGATGTGGCGGAAGCACGGGCCGCGATCGGCGCCTTCCGGCCGCAGTTGGTGTTCCTCGACGTCGCCCTCGCGGGGCCGTGCGACGGGCTCGATCTGTGCCGCGAACTGAAGGCCGCGGCCGGCGCCGCGTCACCGCTGGTGATCATGATATCGGGCCACAATGCGCTCGCCGACATCGATGCGGCGTTGCGCGCGAGTGCCGACGGCTACCTGCTGAAGCCGTTCTCGGCCGTCCAGGTGGAGGGGGTGCTCGATGCGGCGGAAGCGTGGCTGCTGGGCTCGCCGCGGCCGTTTCGCCATTACTGGCCGTTCGACCGGCGCTGCCCGCCGCCGGCCGCCCCGGTGACCGGTTGA
- a CDS encoding CHASE domain-containing protein, producing the protein MTVREELAAESVADPAGEPGEVRGFIAAIVPQAWWGKVIALAVLYFAAGLLATLLVAAPTYASPVWPAAGVAFVALLVCGPRCWPGVWAGAFLSDLIQDFSATGAVFAACVATGAALQALAGACLVRRLQPDLRLMSQAGDVARFLFLIGPLACIVAPSLAVSARLGLGLMPLDALPGEWLAWWAGDTLGVLLFAPVLLIGMTRGRPPWARGAAALRIVLPLLVTAILLVTANHGIVRLEQSRMQAQIAQRIDEVYEIGFLPVPGVLGPLRGVERFLSSSEEVTREEFERFTSWFAAQSAVLAVDWAPHVTQAGRARFEADVAAGGAPGYRIMEPDDDGRLRPAGERSDYFPVLFSAPRRANLSIIGLDHAFESLRRVELAHGLASGDVHVAEQIALVRKSSPAVLAYLPVFRVDEAAGPGLEPPAAREVRGYVVGIFDIARMFAPLADAARARGLAFRISDVTSGSGSKVWVEQWPAGTVARWARDLDFGGRTLRLDLAPAGGVMAAGYSIELKMFEAIAVLAAFLVAFVALSAASHAAAVQREVAVRTADLARELAARREAEALLDRFFTLSLDLLAIATADGRFVRVSPASTQTLGWGADELEAQPLFAQVHPDDVDRVRSEFAATGEDGTIGFECRHCCKDGSWRWLEWRARRHPDGLVFASARDMTEPHQTAQRLRELNVELQRASADAEQASRAKSAFLATMSHEIRTPMNGVIGLVDVLSRTGLTEEQADLVKTVRESSTSLLGILDDVLDFSKIEAGRLEIVRTPVVVEDLVESLCSSLAPLAARQGVDLSVFVAPDIPERVLADETRLRQVLYNLVGNGIKFSAGRPELRGDVAVRARVAQAEPLHLSFEVSDNGIGIAQERIAHLFTQFTQAEASTTRRFGGTGLGLAITKRLVSLMDGRIEVRSAPEAGSVFTVTLPFDAVEAAGQRELPQLEGIECILVCRDDHGPALADVRSYLEHAGARVHLAPDADAAERLSGRLAGVCVLVECSAGAGAPPAAGEAPPCGLRRLRISRGRRRHVRVVDAGTVSVDGDALRRRTLLRAVAVAAGRESPDAVPVQAAPAAIESKAAPPAIADARASGRLILIAEDDPVNQKVILQQLALLGHAAEVAGDGAQALQMWREGRYALLLTDLHMPGMDGYELVRTIRAEEAGRGRMPILALTANALRSEARRAQEGGMDEYLTKPIQLQLLKDALERWLPHEAAAPAVDAPAAVVAVLEALIGGERAVVDEFLGDYRSALRELSGVLRTAVAHDDAGTIVAVAHRLKSSSRAVGAGQLGELCAELEIAARAGLRALVARHLGEFDAAAAIVEARIDERLREHGVSPEREHP; encoded by the coding sequence ATGACGGTTCGTGAGGAATTGGCGGCCGAGTCCGTCGCCGACCCGGCCGGGGAGCCGGGCGAGGTGCGTGGCTTCATCGCGGCGATCGTCCCGCAGGCATGGTGGGGGAAGGTCATCGCGCTGGCGGTGCTGTATTTTGCCGCCGGTCTGCTGGCGACCCTGCTGGTCGCTGCGCCCACCTACGCCTCGCCGGTGTGGCCGGCTGCCGGCGTGGCCTTCGTCGCCCTGCTCGTGTGCGGCCCGCGTTGCTGGCCGGGGGTGTGGGCGGGGGCTTTCCTCAGTGACCTGATCCAGGATTTTTCCGCGACCGGGGCCGTCTTTGCGGCGTGCGTCGCCACGGGGGCCGCGCTGCAGGCCCTGGCGGGTGCCTGCCTGGTGCGGCGCCTGCAGCCGGATCTGCGGTTGATGTCGCAGGCGGGCGACGTCGCGCGCTTTCTCTTCCTGATCGGCCCGCTCGCCTGCATCGTCGCGCCCAGCCTCGCGGTGTCGGCACGCCTCGGTCTCGGCCTGATGCCGCTCGATGCCCTGCCCGGCGAGTGGCTGGCGTGGTGGGCGGGGGACACGCTCGGCGTGCTGCTGTTCGCGCCGGTCCTGCTGATCGGCATGACGAGGGGGCGTCCGCCGTGGGCGCGGGGCGCGGCGGCGTTGCGCATCGTCCTGCCGCTGCTGGTGACGGCGATCCTGCTGGTTACGGCCAACCACGGCATCGTCCGTCTCGAGCAGAGCCGGATGCAGGCGCAGATCGCCCAGCGCATCGACGAAGTGTATGAGATCGGCTTCCTGCCGGTGCCGGGCGTGCTGGGGCCGCTGCGCGGAGTCGAGCGATTCTTGTCGTCGAGCGAGGAGGTCACCCGCGAGGAGTTCGAGCGCTTCACGTCGTGGTTCGCCGCCCAGTCCGCCGTGCTGGCCGTCGACTGGGCGCCGCACGTGACGCAGGCGGGGCGTGCGCGCTTCGAGGCGGACGTGGCGGCGGGAGGGGCTCCGGGATACCGCATCATGGAACCCGACGACGATGGCCGGCTGCGGCCGGCAGGCGAGCGCAGCGACTATTTCCCGGTGCTGTTCAGCGCACCACGGCGCGCGAACCTCTCGATCATCGGCCTCGATCACGCGTTCGAGTCGCTGCGCCGCGTCGAGCTCGCACATGGGCTCGCCAGCGGTGATGTGCATGTCGCGGAACAGATTGCGTTGGTGCGCAAGTCGTCGCCAGCCGTGCTCGCCTACCTGCCGGTCTTTCGCGTGGATGAAGCTGCGGGGCCGGGGCTTGAGCCGCCGGCGGCGCGCGAGGTCCGCGGTTATGTCGTGGGTATTTTCGACATCGCGCGCATGTTCGCGCCGCTGGCGGACGCGGCGCGTGCGCGGGGGCTCGCGTTCCGCATCTCGGACGTGACGTCCGGGAGCGGGAGCAAGGTATGGGTCGAACAATGGCCGGCCGGTACTGTGGCGCGGTGGGCGCGCGACCTCGATTTCGGCGGGCGGACGCTGCGCCTCGACCTTGCGCCGGCGGGCGGCGTCATGGCGGCGGGCTACTCCATCGAGCTGAAGATGTTCGAAGCCATCGCGGTGCTGGCCGCCTTCCTCGTCGCCTTCGTCGCGCTGAGCGCCGCGAGCCACGCGGCCGCGGTGCAGCGCGAAGTCGCCGTGCGCACCGCCGACCTCGCGCGCGAGCTCGCGGCCCGGCGCGAAGCCGAGGCACTGCTCGACCGCTTCTTCACGCTGTCCCTCGACCTGCTCGCGATCGCCACTGCGGATGGCCGCTTCGTGCGCGTGAGCCCGGCGTCCACGCAGACGCTGGGCTGGGGGGCGGACGAGCTGGAGGCGCAACCGCTCTTCGCGCAGGTGCATCCGGACGATGTCGATCGCGTGCGCAGCGAATTCGCCGCGACCGGCGAGGACGGCACGATCGGCTTCGAATGCCGGCACTGCTGCAAGGACGGATCCTGGCGCTGGCTCGAGTGGCGGGCGCGGCGCCATCCGGACGGTCTCGTGTTCGCATCGGCGCGCGACATGACGGAGCCGCACCAGACGGCGCAGCGCCTGCGCGAACTGAATGTCGAACTGCAGCGGGCCAGCGCCGACGCCGAGCAGGCGAGCCGTGCCAAGTCCGCCTTCCTCGCGACGATGAGTCACGAGATCCGCACCCCGATGAACGGCGTCATCGGGCTGGTCGACGTGCTGTCGCGCACCGGACTGACCGAGGAGCAGGCCGACCTCGTCAAGACCGTGCGCGAGTCCTCGACCAGCCTGCTGGGCATCCTCGACGATGTGCTGGATTTCTCGAAGATCGAGGCGGGCAGGCTCGAGATCGTGCGCACGCCGGTGGTGGTCGAGGATCTCGTCGAAAGCCTGTGCAGCTCGCTCGCGCCGCTCGCCGCCCGCCAGGGCGTGGACCTGTCGGTGTTCGTCGCGCCCGACATTCCCGAACGCGTGCTGGCAGACGAGACGCGCCTGCGCCAGGTGCTGTACAACCTCGTCGGCAACGGCATCAAGTTCTCCGCCGGGCGCCCCGAGCTGCGCGGTGACGTGGCCGTGCGCGCGCGCGTCGCCCAGGCGGAGCCCTTGCACCTGAGCTTCGAGGTGTCGGACAACGGCATCGGCATTGCGCAGGAGCGGATCGCCCACCTGTTCACCCAATTCACGCAGGCCGAAGCATCGACGACGCGGCGCTTCGGCGGCACGGGCCTGGGGTTGGCGATCACGAAGCGCCTGGTGAGCCTGATGGACGGACGGATCGAGGTCCGGAGCGCGCCGGAGGCCGGCTCGGTGTTCACCGTCACGCTGCCCTTCGACGCCGTCGAAGCGGCCGGGCAGCGCGAGCTGCCGCAGCTGGAGGGGATCGAGTGCATCCTCGTGTGCCGCGACGACCACGGTCCGGCGCTCGCGGATGTGCGCAGCTACCTCGAGCACGCCGGCGCACGGGTGCATCTCGCGCCCGATGCGGACGCCGCCGAGCGGCTCTCGGGCCGCCTCGCAGGCGTCTGCGTGCTCGTCGAGTGCAGTGCCGGTGCGGGGGCGCCACCGGCCGCGGGCGAGGCGCCGCCTTGCGGGCTGCGCCGGCTGCGCATCTCCCGCGGCCGGCGCAGGCACGTGCGCGTGGTCGACGCCGGCACGGTCAGCGTCGACGGCGACGCGCTGCGCCGCCGCACGCTGCTGCGCGCGGTCGCCGTGGCGGCCGGGCGCGAATCGCCCGACGCGGTGCCGGTGCAGGCTGCGCCGGCCGCGATCGAGTCGAAGGCCGCGCCGCCGGCGATCGCGGACGCGCGCGCGTCCGGCCGGCTGATCCTGATCGCCGAGGACGACCCGGTGAACCAGAAGGTCATCCTGCAGCAGCTCGCGCTCCTCGGCCACGCGGCGGAAGTCGCGGGCGACGGCGCACAGGCGCTGCAGATGTGGCGCGAGGGGCGCTATGCGCTGCTGCTGACCGACCTTCACATGCCCGGCATGGATGGCTACGAACTGGTGCGGACGATTCGCGCCGAGGAGGCCGGGCGCGGCCGCATGCCCATCCTCGCCCTGACCGCGAACGCGCTGCGTAGCGAGGCGCGGCGCGCGCAGGAGGGGGGCATGGACGAGTACCTGACCAAGCCGATCCAGTTGCAGCTGCTGAAGGACGCCCTGGAGCGCTGGCTGCCGCACGAGGCGGCGGCGCCGGCCGTCGACGCGCCCGCGGCGGTCGTCGCGGTGCTGGAGGCGCTGATCGGGGGAGAACGTGCGGTCGTCGACGAGTTTCTCGGCGATTACCGCAGTGCGCTGCGCGAACTGTCCGGCGTGCTGCGGACCGCCGTCGCGCACGACGATGCGGGCACCATCGTGGCCGTGGCGCACAGGCTGAAGTCCTCGTCGCGCGCGGTCGGCGCAGGGCAACTCGGCGAACTGTGCGCAGAGCTGGAGATCGCGGCGCGGGCGGGCCTCAGGGCGCTGGTGGCCCGGCACCTGGGCGAGTTCGATGCGGCGGCGGCCATTGTCGAGGCGCGCATCGACGAGCGGCTGCGCGAGCACGGCGTTTCACCGGAACGGGAGCACCCATGA
- a CDS encoding EAL domain-containing response regulator has translation MNILIVDDDPILCKILANQLTVLGAGRVSCHAWARDALARVARGEAIGLIFLDLRMPEVDGIEFVRELARSGYRGGLVLISGEDPRILRTAERLAQAHRLRVLGALSKPIRPEGLREVLDRHARCAPEAPPADRVFYPEQLRRAIASGELVNHYQPTVSLATGAVIGVETLVRWNHPSEGLVPPDAFVPLAEACGVIDELTQGVLRTALRDARRWHDAGYGLQVAVNVSMESLVALDFPDMVRDELAASGVPPERLVLEITESRLAQDFVAALEIVARLRLKHIMLSIDDFGTGYSSLTKLRDIPFNELKIDRSFVSEACEDRTSCAIVDANLRLARSLGLRSVAEGVDTRAVWDMLQARGCGLAQGWFVAPAMPACELPEWIAEWELRRPDLVAAVQEPCWKPQGQRAGIGNASALTDTSVATR, from the coding sequence ATGAATATCCTGATCGTCGATGACGACCCCATTCTCTGCAAGATTCTTGCGAATCAGCTGACCGTGCTCGGAGCGGGGCGGGTGAGCTGCCATGCGTGGGCGCGCGATGCGCTGGCCCGCGTCGCGCGCGGCGAGGCCATCGGGCTGATCTTCCTCGACCTGCGCATGCCCGAGGTCGATGGCATCGAGTTCGTCCGCGAACTCGCCCGTTCCGGCTACCGTGGCGGCCTGGTGCTGATCAGCGGCGAGGATCCGCGCATCCTGCGCACCGCCGAGCGGCTGGCGCAGGCGCACCGGCTGCGGGTGCTGGGCGCGTTGTCGAAGCCGATCCGGCCCGAAGGGCTGCGCGAGGTGCTCGACCGGCACGCGCGCTGCGCGCCCGAGGCGCCCCCCGCCGATCGCGTGTTCTATCCGGAGCAATTGCGGCGGGCGATCGCGTCGGGCGAGCTGGTGAATCACTACCAGCCGACCGTGTCGCTCGCGACCGGCGCCGTGATCGGGGTCGAGACCCTGGTGCGCTGGAACCACCCGTCCGAGGGGCTGGTGCCCCCCGATGCGTTCGTGCCGCTTGCGGAGGCGTGCGGCGTCATTGACGAGCTCACGCAAGGGGTGCTCCGCACCGCGCTGCGCGACGCGCGACGCTGGCACGACGCGGGGTACGGGCTGCAGGTCGCCGTGAACGTGTCGATGGAGAGCCTCGTCGCGCTCGACTTCCCGGACATGGTCAGGGACGAGCTCGCGGCCTCCGGGGTGCCGCCCGAACGGCTGGTGCTGGAGATCACCGAGAGCCGGCTGGCGCAGGATTTCGTCGCGGCACTCGAAATCGTCGCGCGCCTGCGGCTCAAGCACATCATGCTGTCGATCGACGATTTCGGCACCGGCTATTCTTCGCTGACGAAGTTGCGCGACATTCCTTTCAACGAACTCAAGATCGATCGCAGCTTTGTGAGCGAGGCCTGCGAGGACAGGACATCGTGTGCGATCGTCGACGCGAATCTGCGCCTGGCCCGCAGCCTCGGGCTCAGGAGCGTCGCGGAAGGCGTCGATACCCGTGCCGTGTGGGATATGCTGCAGGCGCGCGGCTGCGGCCTCGCGCAGGGCTGGTTCGTCGCCCCGGCGATGCCCGCCTGCGAACTGCCGGAGTGGATCGCGGAGTGGGAGCTGCGGCGGCCCGACCTCGTGGCGGCGGTTCAGGAACCCTGCTGGAAACCGCAGGGTCAGCGCGCGGGCATCGGCAACGCCTCGGCGCTCACCGACACTTCGGTCGCGACGAGGTAA